One window from the genome of Balneola vulgaris DSM 17893 encodes:
- the tsaE gene encoding tRNA (adenosine(37)-N6)-threonylcarbamoyltransferase complex ATPase subunit type 1 TsaE: MKIESKSVEETLQAGRTFAATLKQGDVVCLEGDLGAGKTHFVKGMASTFGIDEATVSSPTFTLINEYKGGTLPLYHFDAYRLKSEQEALEIGTEEYLYGDGVSVIEWPSKISGLLPEDAIRVEITHQGDNSRTIHILGD, translated from the coding sequence ATGAAGATTGAGAGTAAGTCGGTAGAAGAAACTCTGCAAGCAGGTCGTACTTTTGCAGCCACCTTAAAACAAGGAGATGTAGTATGCCTTGAGGGTGACTTAGGAGCCGGAAAAACACATTTTGTGAAAGGGATGGCTTCCACTTTCGGTATTGATGAAGCCACCGTTAGCTCACCTACCTTCACCCTGATCAATGAATACAAAGGAGGTACTTTGCCTCTGTATCACTTTGATGCGTATAGATTAAAGTCGGAGCAAGAAGCTCTTGAAATTGGCACGGAAGAATATTTATATGGAGACGGCGTTTCGGTGATTGAATGGCCATCAAAAATTTCTGGTTTACTCCCTGAAGATGCCATTCGTGTGGAAATAACCCACCAAGGTGATAACTCAAGAACTATTCATATATTAGGCGACTAG
- a CDS encoding bifunctional response regulator/alkaline phosphatase family protein, translated as MPNILWVDDQIDELKSHIIFLEKKGYTIEPVSNGEDAISIIKERTFDMVFLDEQMPGMDGIETLEHIKNINPLIPVVMITKSEEESIMEDAIGGKISDYLIKPVNPNQILLTTKRLLERSRLQNEKSAQSYLRQFGELSSRIHPRTSWAEWIEIYKELSKWSMDLQSGDENLTQVLKDQLQEANKEFGKFIENEYRSWVQGEEGAPTLSPEIISKYVKPHLDRGEKTMFFIIDCMRYDQWLTFEAVLSEFYTIETDMYYSILPTATPYSRNAIFAGLYPSEIERMYPSLWQQGQDETSLNRHEEELLKRQLQRSHLDINFRYEKILNADDGKKVADKIHNYSQSKFAAFVYNFVDTLVHSRSDSAVIKELAPDENAFRSITEAWFMHSNLLQMFKTLAEEDVTVVVTTDHGSVRSLRDTKVYGDKDTATNLRYKFGRNLKADERGAVLFMDKPSDFMLPEVAKVNNYIIAKEDYYFVYPTNYNKFQNRFRDTFQHGGASMEEMILPVATLKPKS; from the coding sequence ATCGCACATCATTTTTCTAGAAAAGAAAGGATATACCATTGAACCCGTTTCGAATGGGGAAGATGCCATTAGCATAATCAAGGAACGAACGTTTGATATGGTGTTCTTAGATGAGCAGATGCCGGGTATGGATGGCATCGAGACTCTCGAGCATATCAAAAATATTAACCCGCTTATTCCAGTAGTGATGATCACCAAGAGTGAAGAAGAGTCTATCATGGAAGATGCGATTGGGGGCAAAATCTCAGATTACCTGATTAAGCCGGTTAACCCGAACCAGATTTTATTAACTACCAAACGATTATTAGAGCGTTCGAGGCTACAGAACGAGAAGTCTGCCCAAAGTTATCTAAGACAATTTGGAGAGTTGAGTTCTAGAATTCATCCCAGAACAAGTTGGGCGGAATGGATTGAGATCTATAAAGAGCTTTCGAAGTGGAGTATGGATCTGCAGTCGGGCGATGAAAATTTAACACAGGTGTTGAAGGATCAGCTTCAGGAGGCCAACAAAGAGTTCGGTAAATTTATTGAGAATGAATACCGCAGTTGGGTACAAGGAGAAGAAGGAGCACCCACCCTATCACCTGAAATTATTTCGAAGTACGTAAAACCTCATCTTGATCGGGGCGAAAAGACTATGTTCTTCATCATTGATTGTATGAGGTACGATCAGTGGCTTACTTTTGAGGCCGTGCTTTCCGAGTTTTATACCATCGAAACAGATATGTATTACTCTATTCTGCCTACGGCAACACCCTATTCAAGAAACGCGATATTTGCTGGATTATATCCATCTGAAATTGAGCGCATGTACCCAAGTTTGTGGCAACAGGGCCAAGATGAGACTTCATTAAACAGGCATGAAGAGGAGCTCCTAAAGCGACAATTGCAGCGTTCTCATTTGGATATAAATTTCCGTTATGAAAAAATCCTGAATGCAGATGATGGCAAAAAAGTGGCAGATAAAATTCACAACTACAGCCAATCAAAGTTCGCAGCTTTTGTGTACAACTTTGTAGATACACTGGTGCATTCTCGTTCTGATTCGGCCGTAATTAAAGAGTTGGCTCCCGATGAAAATGCCTTTCGCTCTATCACAGAAGCTTGGTTTATGCATTCTAACCTACTTCAAATGTTTAAGACTTTAGCCGAAGAAGATGTAACTGTAGTGGTAACAACAGATCATGGTTCAGTACGGTCGCTTCGTGATACAAAGGTGTATGGCGATAAAGACACAGCTACCAATTTGAGATATAAATTTGGTAGAAACTTAAAAGCGGATGAACGCGGCGCAGTACTTTTTATGGATAAGCCATCCGATTTTATGTTGCCTGAAGTGGCAAAAGTGAACAACTATATTATTGCTAAAGAGGATTATTATTTTGTGTACCCAACCAACTATAATAAATTCCAAAATCGCTTCAGAGATACCTTCCAACATGGCGGCGCTTCAATGGAAGAAATGATTTTACCTGTAGCAACCTTAAAGCCGAAATCGTAG